The Cucumis melo cultivar AY chromosome 6, USDA_Cmelo_AY_1.0, whole genome shotgun sequence genome includes a region encoding these proteins:
- the LOC103490925 gene encoding uncharacterized protein LOC103490925: protein MGDFSIQISSNLVNMLIDDTDKPKRKPRRNRSKVPQESKKPQVKVDQKNTSDDSGTLKGSTSDGWPHQPPPLFLPIIPPVHPANAELDAIRSVLQESERVVEKLQKQEDNMLKEVTQRAKDLHDKEFKLPYQKPMPCMAESQACFQCYKDHPNDYLKCARLVKNFENCNRQARQKISSAEK, encoded by the coding sequence ATGGGTGATTTTTCCATTCAGATTAGTTCAAACCTTGTTAATATGTTAATTGATGATACTGATAAACCGAAAAGAAAACCGAGAAGAAATAGATCCAAGGTACCCCAAGAAAGTAAAAAGCCCCAAGTAAAGGTTGATCAGAAAAATACATCTGATGATTCTGGAACGCTCAAAGGAAGCACAAGTGATGGATGGCCACACCAACCTCCTCCACTCTTCCTTCCTATAATTCCTCCTGTGCATCCCGCCAATGCAGAGCTAGACGCAATCCGATCCGTCCTGCAAGAGAGCGAAAGGGTTGTGGAGAAGTTACAGAAGCAGGAGGACAACATGCTGAAGGAAGTTACTCAAAGGGCGAAAGACCTCCATGACAAGGAGTTCAAGCTCCCTTACCAGAAGCCTATGCCATGTATGGCTGAGAGCCAAGCTTGCTTTCAGTGCTACAAAGATCATCCCAATGACTACTTGAAATGTGCTCGTCTcgtaaaaaattttgaaaactgtAACCGTCAAGCTCGGCAGAAAATAAGTTCGGCCGAGAAGTAG
- the LOC127149742 gene encoding uncharacterized protein LOC127149742, which produces MAVTRKDAWSTKCVDGKLDKWASVVGCDVSSLQTNYLGLPLGGNQRAVSLWDLVCEKICKRLAPWKKGSFSKGGRLTLIRSVLSGIPVYYFSLFKTPNSVCKIIKKLMRDFLWKGMDWGRGSRLVSWQVVEFPVNQGGLEIGNLRSLCRKDIILEIPSFSTWVRCWVADDKKTFFWEDQWVGACKEGYDYWVVLLDSLPEDGGRPRSHALKAQEGKAGFYGLEGCAMWSGILEVKGTREFLEVYKSTLLRFGPW; this is translated from the exons ATGGCTGTAACTCGGAAAGATG CTTGGTCTACGAAGTGCGTAGAT GGTAAGCTTGATAAATGGGCATCTGTGGTTGGGTGTGATGTCAGTTCCCTTCAAACCAATTATCTGGGTCTCCCTTTGGGGGGGAATCAGAGGGCTGTGTCCTTATGGGATCTTGTTTGTGAGAAGATTTGTAAAAGGTTAGCCCCTTGGAAGAAAGGTTCCTTTTCTAAGGGTGGCAGATTAACTTTGATTAGATCTGTGCTTAGTGGGATTCCTGTTTACTACTTCtccttattcaaaacccctaaCTCTGTTTGCAAAATCATCAAGAAGCTTATGAGAGATTTTCTTTGGAAAGGAATGGATTGGGGGAGGGGATCTCGTTTGGTTAGCTGGCAAGTTGTTGAGTTCCCTGTGAATCAAGGAGGGCTGGAAATTGGTAACTTAAG GTCCCTTTGTCGGAAGGATATCATACTTGAGATTCCTTCTTTCTCTACTTGGGTTAGGTGCTGGGTGGCAGATGATAAGAAAACGTTCTTTTGGGAAGATCAATGGGTTGGG GCTTGTAAAGAAGGTTATGATTACTGGGTTGTCCTGTTGGATTCTTTGCCTGAAGACGGAGGAAGACCTAGATCACATGCTTTGAAAGCGCAAG AGGGAAAGGCCGGTTTTTATGGCTTGGAGGGATGTGCGATGTGGTCTGGGATACTTGAGGTGAAAGGAACAAGAGAGTTTTTAGAGGTTTACAAAAGCACCCTTCTAAGATTTGGTCCTTGGTGA
- the LOC103490924 gene encoding non-specific lipid transfer protein GPI-anchored 7 isoform X1, with the protein MAGGEISVPFAVVAVVVLAVAVGFVEAQDVPDCVSKLTPCVDFLKSNNPPATCCDPIKEAVATQLPCLCNLYVTPGLLNSFGVNVSDAIHLTNACGVPVELSKCKTGAPAPQQGAPSPPGGKFSELVGLFWYFPFLIFIFQFVEVFFFCEYIHVYDSWIIFCCMN; encoded by the exons ATGGCTGGCGGTGAGATCTCTGTCCCTTTCGCAGTCGTTGCGGTGGTGGTTCTAGCGGTGGCCGTTGGCTTCGTGGAAGCACAGGATGTGCCAGACTGTGTTTCCAAGCTTACACCATGTGTGGATTTCCTCAAGTCCAATAATCCGCCCGCGACTTGCTGCGATCCCATCAAGGAAGCTGTGGCGACTCAGCTTCCGTGCCTTTGTAACCTCTACGTGACGCCGGGTTTGTTGAATTCGTTCGGCGTTAATGTCTCCGATGCTATTCATCTCACTAATGCTTGCGGCGTCCCTGTCGAACTCTCCAAGTGCAAAA CTGGTGCTCCGGCTCCGCAACAGGGTGCTCCTTCACCACCGGGAGGTAAGTTTTCGGAGCTCGTAGGGCTATTTTGGTATTTTCCGtttcttattttcattttccaatTTGTTgaggtttttttcttttgtgaatATATTCACGTTTATGACAGCTGGATTATTTTTTGCTGCATGAATTAA
- the LOC103490922 gene encoding hsp70-Hsp90 organizing protein 3-like, whose product MADEAKAKGNAAFSAGDFSTAIRHFSDAIQLAPSNHVLYSNRSAAYASLHQYSEALVDAQKTVELKPDWPKGYSRLGAAHIGLGEHEAAVSAYKKGLEIDPSNEALKSGLADAQSAASRSRSVPPPNPFGNVFSGPEMWAKLTADPTTRAFLQQPDFLNIMQEIQKNPNSINMYLKDQRVMAALGVLLNLKLHNPAEGETDVPETSSPSAERKRAAEAEPVKEPEPEPEPEPMEVAEEEKEAKERKLQAQKEKEAGNAAYKKKDFEKAISHYTKALELDDEDISFLTNRAAVYLEMGKYEDCIKDCDKAVERGRELRSDFKMIARALTRKGTAYVKLAKSSKDYDIAIETFQKALTEHRNPDTLKKLNDAEKAKKDLEQQEYFDPKLAEEEREKGNEYFKQQQYPEAVKHYTESLRRNPKDVKAYSNRAACYTKLGALPEGLKDAEKCIELDPTFVKGYTRKGAIQFFMKEYEKAMETYQEGLKHDPKNQELLDGIRRCVEQVNKASRGDLTPEELKERQAKAMQDPEIQNILTDPVMRQVLIDFQENPKAAQEHTKNPMVMNKIQKLISAGIVQMR is encoded by the exons ATGGCCGACGAAGCCAAAGCCAAAGGTAATGCGGCCTTCTCCGCCGGTGACTTCTCCACCGCCATCCGTCATTTTTCCGATGCCATCCAACTTGCTCCTTCCAATCACGTTCTCTATTCAAATCGATCTGCGGCTTATGCTTCTCTCCATCAATATTCCGAGGCTTTGGTTGATGCTCAGAAGACCGTAGAGTTGAAGCCGGATTGGCCTAAGGGTTACAGTCGTCTTGGTGCTGCTCATATTGGTCTTGGTGAACATGAGGCGGCTGTATCTGCTTATAAGAAAGGGCTTGAGATTGATCCTAGTAATGAAGCTTTGAAATCTGGATTGGCTGATGCTCAGTCTGCGGCTTCCAGGTCGCGTTCGGTGCCACCACCGAATCCGTTTGGGAATGTTTTTTCTGGACCTGAGATGTGGGCTAAACTGACTGCTGATCCGACCACTAGGGCGTTTTTGCAACAGCCGGATTTTTTGAATATAATGCAGGAGATTCAGAAAAACCCTAACAGTATTAATATGTATTTGAAGGATCAGAGAGTGATGGCGGCGTTAGGGGTTTTGTTGAACTTGAAGTTGCATAATCCGGCTGAGGGGGAAACCGATGTTCCTGAGACCTCCTCTCCTTCTGCGGAACGGAAAAGAGCTGCTGAGGCTGAGCCAGTGAAGGAGCCGGAACCAGAGCCAGAGCCAGAACCTATGGAAGTGGCGGAGGAGGAGAAGGAGGCTAAGGAGAGGAAGCTGCAGGCACAGAAAGAGAAGGAGGCAGGCAATGCGGCGTACAAGAAGAAGGATTTCGAGAAGGCAATAAGTCATTACACGAAGGCGTTGGAGTTGGACGATGAGGACATTTCTTTCCTAACTAATCGAGCTGCTGTCTATTTGGAGATGGGAAAG TACGAGGATTGTATCAAGGATTGTGATAAGGCTGTTGAGAGGGGAAGGGAACTCAGGTCAGACTTTAAGATGATTGCAAGGGCTTTGACCAGGAAAGGAACTGCATATGTGAAATTGGCAAAATCTTCAAAGGATTATGATATTGCTATTGAAACTTTCCAGAAGGCTCTTACTGAGCATAGAAATCCTGACACCCTGAAGAAACTTAATGATGCTGAGAAAGCAAAGAAGGACTTGGAGCAACAGGAGTATTTTGATCCTAAACTAGCTGAGGAGGAACGGGAAAAAG GTAATGAGTATTTTAAGCAACAACAATATCCTGAGGCCGTGAAACATTACACAGAATCCTTAAGAAGAAACCCCAAGGACGTAAAG GCATACAGCAACCGTGCAGCTTGCTATACTAAGTTGGGGGCATTGCCCGAAGGATTGAAGGATGCAGAGAAGTGCATTGAGCTCGATCCTACGTTTGTGAAGGGTTATACAAGGAAGGGTGcaattcaatttttcatgaaaGAATACGAAAAGGCTATGGAAACTTACCAGGAGGGATTGAAACATGACCCGAAAAACCAAGAATTACTGGATGGTATTCGAAG ATGCGTAGAACAGGTTAACAAGGCAAGCCGTGGGGACTTGACCCCTGAAGAATTGAAGGAAAGACAG GCCAAGGCAATGCAAGACCCAGAAATCCAAAACATTCTCACAGATCCTGTAATGAGACAG GTATTGATTGATTTCCAGGAAAATCCAAAGGCGGCTCAAGAACACACCAAAAACCCAATGGTGATGAACAAAATTCAGAAGCTGATTAGCGCAGGAATTGTCCAAATGAGATGA
- the LOC103490923 gene encoding 21 kDa protein-like yields the protein MKSSYFPLPVKAILLLMILINQSNIANFQPTNDTQFIKTTCQSTPYPDLCLSSLSDSAAAIHSSYRLMTIAALTVALTHTRSTSSAVESLAKSSNALTPREGYVIRDCIEEFGDSVEELKMAIEELKDNNKTRLETEDIRTWVSAALTDDDTCMDGLVGDAMNGNIKESIKAMVVDVAQLTSIALSLVSLLK from the coding sequence ATGAAATCCTCATATTTTCCTCTTCCAGTCAAAGCCATTCTTCTTCTCATGATCCTAATAAACCAATCAAACATTGCAAATTTTCAACCAACAAATGACACCCAATTCATCAAAACCACTTGTCAATCCACACCCTATCCTGACCTCTGCCTCTCCTCTCTCTCCGACTCCGCCGCCGCCATTCACAGTAGCTATCGTCTAATGACCATCGCCGCCCTCACCGTTGCTCTCACACACACGCGCTCTACCTCATCGGCGGTCGAGAGCCTGGCCAAGTCGTCGAATGCCTTGACGCCGCGAGAGGGTTATGTCATACGTGATTGTATTGAAGAATTTGGAGACTCAGTTGAAGAACTAAAGATGGCTATAGAGGAGTTGAAGGATAATAACAAGACTCGATTGGAAACTGAGGATATTCGGACGTGGGTTAGCGCTGCTCTAACCGACGACGATACATGTATGGATGGGTTGGTTGGAGATGCCATGAATGGTAACATAAAGGAATCGATAAAGGCAATGGTGGTGGATGTGGCTCAATTGACAAGCATTGCTCTTTCACTTGTAAGTTTGTTGAAGTAA
- the LOC103490924 gene encoding non-specific lipid transfer protein GPI-anchored 7 isoform X2, with translation MAGGEISVPFAVVAVVVLAVAVGFVEAQDVPDCVSKLTPCVDFLKSNNPPATCCDPIKEAVATQLPCLCNLYVTPGLLNSFGVNVSDAIHLTNACGVPVELSKCKTGAPAPQQGAPSPPGVPGNDAQKFGSTGITSLVLLFLASLVVY, from the exons ATGGCTGGCGGTGAGATCTCTGTCCCTTTCGCAGTCGTTGCGGTGGTGGTTCTAGCGGTGGCCGTTGGCTTCGTGGAAGCACAGGATGTGCCAGACTGTGTTTCCAAGCTTACACCATGTGTGGATTTCCTCAAGTCCAATAATCCGCCCGCGACTTGCTGCGATCCCATCAAGGAAGCTGTGGCGACTCAGCTTCCGTGCCTTTGTAACCTCTACGTGACGCCGGGTTTGTTGAATTCGTTCGGCGTTAATGTCTCCGATGCTATTCATCTCACTAATGCTTGCGGCGTCCCTGTCGAACTCTCCAAGTGCAAAA CTGGTGCTCCGGCTCCGCAACAGGGTGCTCCTTCACCACCGGGAG TTCCTGGGAATGATGCACAAAAATTTGGGTCGACTGGAATTACATCTCTAGTACTTCTGTTCTTGGCCTCTCTAGTTGTTTATTAG